In the Apteryx mantelli isolate bAptMan1 chromosome 1, bAptMan1.hap1, whole genome shotgun sequence genome, one interval contains:
- the LMF2 gene encoding lipase maturation factor 2, producing MGEPPRRPRQLFLAGLAAVYVAAFASLYVQIPGLYGKDGILPARKVLRVTGKGLWEQLRDFPTLLWLSPHLGLDTELGMELLCLVGVLASFGAMVFEPLRDSLTFALLRVLYLSVYQVGQVFLYFQWDSLLLEAGFLAVLVAPLHLLKWRSTAWRAHDNVTFWLVRWLLFRLMFASGVVKLTSRCPTWWGLTALTYHYETQCIPTPVAWFAHQLPVWVQKFSVVATYIIEIAIPLLFFAPIRRLRLFAFYSQVLLQVLIILTGNYNFFNALTIVLAFSLLDEEHTGRWLGRSKRRHASAWPPGLRSFLSTLLELTAYGLLVYWSVHYFGLEINWEKKLLDTKVAFTYHEFTKWLQAVTLPLVGLGFLSLSWEILSAMYRCVCVRGFLLKLWATLQWAVFATAAMGMFAISLVPFTYIDYESNGKLWPGIHQMFNTVERFQVVNSYGLFRRMTGVGGRPEVVLEGSYDKRIWTEIEFMYKPGNLSTAPPVVAPHQPRLDWQMWFAALAHHSSSPWFTSFVYRLLQGKKDVIRLVQADESKYPFSSQPPVYIRAQLYKYWFTDGTEAREGAAPWWRRQHVQEFFPTVSLGDPTLESLLNQHGLKDKTPLKRPMDTFLPWILQSVREHSRPYSGPAVLWSLYLIAATICLLRALGRRPRGGAPPGRHKGPKRGDPADRGGSEKNGQVRKKEAKEAEEKAEGRGRGGGESHADGLRSKKKK from the exons atgggggagccgccgcgccggccccggcagcTGTTCCTGGCCGGGCTGGCCGCCGTCTACGTCGCCGCCTTCGCCTCGCTCTATGTCCAGATCCCCG GGCTGTACGGGAAAGATGGCATCCTGCCGGCTCGCAAGGTGCTGCGCGTCACCGGGAAGGGGCTCTGGGAGCAGCTGCGCGACTTCCCTACCCTGCTGTGGCTCAGCCCGCACCTGGGCCTGGACACGGAGCTGGGCATGGAGCTGCTCTGCCTTGTCGGCGTGCTGGCCTCCTTCGGCGCCATGGTGTTCGAGCCGCTGCGGGACAGCCTCACCTTCGCCCTGCTCAGGGTGCTCTATCTCTCGGTCTATCAG GTGGGACAAGTGTTCCTGTACTTCCAGTG GGACAGCCTCCTGCTGGAAGCGGGCTTCCTGGCCGTGCTCGTGGCCCCGCTGCACCTGCTGAAGTGGCGCTCCACGGCCTGGCGCGCCCACGACAACGTCACCTTCTGGCTGGTGCGCTGGCTGCTCTTCCGCCTCATGTTCGCCTCCGGCGTGGTGAAGCTGACCAGCCGCTGCCCCACGTGGTGGGGGCTCACAG ctctcaCCTACCACTACGAGACCCAGTGCATCCCCACACCGGTCGCCTGGTTTGCCCACCAGCTCCCCGTGTGGGTGCAGAAGTTCAGCGTGGTGGCCACCTACATCATCGAGATCGCCATCCCGCTGCTGTTCTTCGCGCCCATACGCCGCCTCCGGCTCTTTGCCTTCTACAGCCAG GTTCTGCTGCAGGTCCTCATCATCCTCACGGGCAACTACAACTTCTTCAATGCGCTCACCATCGTCCTGGCCTTCTCCCTGCTGGATGAGGAGCACACAgggcgctggctggggcgcagtAAGAGGAGACATGCCAGCG cctggcCTCCCGGCCTGCGGTCATTCCTCTCCACGCTGCTGGAGCTGACTGCCTACGGCTTACTGGTCTACTGGAGCGTCCACTACTTCGGCCTGGAGATCAACTGGgagaagaaactgctggacaccAAAGTGG CCTTCACGTACCACGAGTTCACCAAGTGGCTGCAGGCAGTGACTCTGCCCCTGGTGGGGCTGGGCTTCCTCTCGCTGTCCTGGGAGATCCTGTCTGCCATGTACAG GTGTGTCTGTGTCCGCGGCTTCCTCTTGAAGCTCTGGGCCACGCTGCAGTGGGCTGTCTTTGCCACAGCGGCCATGGGGATGTTCGCCATCAGCCTG GTGCCCTTCACCTACATAGACTACGAGTCGAATGGCAAGCTGTGGCCTGGCATCCACCAGATGTTCAACACGGTCGAGCGCTTCCAGGTGGTGAACTCCTACGGGCTCTTCCGCAGGATGACGGGTGTCGGGGGGCGGCCCGAGGTGGTGCTGGAGGGCAGCTACGACAAGCGGATATGGACG GAGATCGAGTTCATGTACAAGCCGGGGAACCTCAGCACGGCTCCCCCCGTGGTCGCCCCGCACCAGCCCCGCCTCGACTGGCAGATGTGGTTCGCGGCCCTGGCGCACCACAGCAGCAGCCCCTGGTTCACCAGCTTCGTCTACCGCCTGCTGCAGGGCAAGAAGGACG TCATCCGCCTGGTGCAAGCTGACGAGTCGAAGTACCCCTTCAGCTCGCAGCCGCCTGTCTACATCCGCGCCCAGCTCTACAAGTACTGGTTCACAGACGGCACGGAGGCAAG ggagggggctgcgccGTGGTGGCGGCGACAGCACGTGCAGGAGTTCTTCCCCACCGTGTCCCTGGGCGACCCCACGCTGGAGAGCCTGCTGAACCAGCACGGGCTGAAG GACAAGACACCCCTGAAGCGCCCCATGGACACCTTCCTGCCCTGGATCCTGCAGTCCGTCCGTGAGCACAGCCGCCCCTACTCCGGCCCCGCCGTCCTCTGGTCCCTGTACCTCATCGCAGCTACCATTTGCCTCTTGCGGGCTCtgggccgccggccccgggggggcgcACCCCCTGGTCGCCACAAAGGCCCCAAGCGGGGGGACCCTGCGGACCGAGGGGGCAGCGAGAAGAACGGGCAGGTGAGGAAGAAGGAGGCCAAAGAGGCGGAGGAGAAAGCCGAGGGCCGTGGCCGGGGAGGAGGCGAGAGCCATGCCGATGGCCTCCGCAGCAAGAAGAAGAAGTAA
- the MIOX gene encoding inositol oxygenase yields the protein MNQTGLQHPTNQAQMQHPMNWARLQHPTNQVRVQHPASWAQAQHPTIRTWEGDPSGEQRPELEAVSGKAKSEYRNYTQGRLLDRVYSTYALMHTHQTVEFVRRKHAEYGPCRLRKMSVMEALELLDNLVDESDPDVDFPNSYHAYQTAEGIRQAHPDRDWFHLAGLLHDLGKVLALFGEPQWAVVGDTFPVGCKVQPSVVFSDSTFRDNPDTGDPLYSTECGMYQPGCGLENVLMSWGHDEYMYKVMKFNNFSLPKEAFYMIRFHSFYPWHTHGDYMHLCSEEDLRMLPWVKELNKFDLYTKQEALPDVQQLRGYYQSLIDKYCPGQLCW from the exons ATGAACCAGACAGGACTGCAGCACCCCACGAACCAGGCACAGATGCAGCACCCCATGAACTGGGCACGGCTGCAGCACCCCACGAACCAGGTGCgggtgcagcaccctgcaagcTGGGCGCAGGCGCAGCACCCCACGATCCGGACATGG GAAGGCGACCCCTCCGGGGAGCAGCGGCCGGAGTTGGAGGCCGTGTCCGGCAAGGCCAAGTCCGAGTACCGGAACTACACG CAGGGGCGGCTGCTCGACCGGGTCTACAGCACCTACGCGCTGATGCACACGCACCAGACCGTCGAGTTCGTCCGGCGGAAG CACGCCGAGTACGGGCCCTGCCGCCTCCGCAAGATGAGCGTCATGGAGGCCTTGGAGCTGCTGGACAACCTGGTGGACGAGTCCGACCCCGACGTGGATTTCCCCAACTCCTACCACGCGTACCAGACGGCCGAGGGCATCCGCCAGGCGCACCCGGACAGAG ACTGGTTCCACCTCGCGGGGCTGCTGCACGACCTGGGGAAGGTGCTGGCGCTGTTCGGCGAGCCGCAG TGGGCCGTCGTGGGGGACACCTTCCCCGTGGGCTGCAAGGTGCAGCCGTCCGTGGTCTTCAGCGACTCCACCTTCCGCGACAACCCCGACACCGGGGACCCGCTGTACAG caccGAGTGCGGCATGTACCAGCCCGGCTGCGGCCTGGAGAACGTGCTCATGTCCTGGGGCCACGACG AGTACATGTACAaagtcatgaaattcaacaaCTTCTCCCTGCCcaaggag GCTTTCTACATGATCCGCTTCCACTCCTTCTACCCCTGGCACACGCACGGCGACTACATGCACCTCTGCAGCGAGGAGGATCTCCGCATGCTGCCGTGGGTCAAGGAGCTCAA CAAGTTCGACCTCTACACCAAGCAGGAAGCGCTGCCCGACGTGCAGCAGCTCAGGGGCTACTACCAGTCCCTCATCGACAAGTACTGCCCCGGGCAGCTGTGCTGGTGA